The genomic region ttactttcccagtttcatgaagacaatggtcatatgacattatagacttctttggtatctttggaGTATATAGGTGTTATGCAAACTTTAATGCTTCATTTCACTACCTTCTAATGTGTggtctagagttgatagtgataaGGTTAGAAGTCAATGCAATCTGAATGACAATCGTATGTTTGTTGTGTAGATttctttaaatttaatttatagttattttccccttttccttttcaagttaattatatttaaaaatacaaatacccctatcatacgagggagctacccctctcaaatgcagaggaagatcatGTCCAAAGGACGATCTATCCAACTGTTGGGAACCTTTTGTCACTCCTCCATTGGGCACACAATAGAATATTTCAAAGTGATGGATTTGTTTACCAACACATAGACATTACAAAGATATTAGTGATTGGCTCATAGAGACATCACAAAGACAATAGTGATTGGCTCATACATGCATCACAAATATGTTAGTGACTAGCTCATATAGGCAACACAAAGACAATAGCAACTGGCTCATCGAAAATGACTGACTATTTCCTGTCCATAGTGCATCCCCAAAAGAAATGTAATGTCAGTGCATTGCACACTACATCGTGGGTCCCATTTCTTTCCTTGGTCTTTTAGTAGTGAATGATTGGGAAGAGGATTTGGTGTATCCCATACTACACCAGGGGTTCGTCCTAAACCCAATAAGATCAAGTATACTATTAGACAACCAAGAAGAGGATACAGTGCATCCCATACTACATTGCAGATTCATTCTCAATCCCAAGGATTTCCATAAGTAGTGAACCAACTTGTTGGTGATGGCCACCAAACCCAAGAGCACAAACTACAAAGACACCTTCACATGCATGAGAGGAGGACAAGGCTATTTCACTAATGAGATAGAAGAATTGAGAATGAGATGATAAAATATGTACAGATGCCTTGCTTACAAAGGCAATGAGAGAGCATGTAGAGATAACCAACATCAATTACCAAACACAAATATTAAGTCCACCCTAATCATTATTAAATAATGCCAAACTAATATCTAACAATGCACTGTCAACTACCTAAGTAAAACTTAAGCATAAGTAAATGGGATTAAACCTGATTTACTCCTacacccctccttaagtgcaacttagggattaGATTTCATGCAATATGAAAGCAGGATGCAAGAGGGGTCCTGGCTACAAAATCATTTTAGGTACTCATGTAtaatacaaatgcaatgcaatgaaatctcaCAAGTCGGAGAAAAGGATAAAACGTCGTgagacaaaactcctctccaaaagagagaaaaaaccaacaCAACCTAGCGCAATAAGAACTTTGGTGCATCCCATACCACTATAGTGTTATAGAAAAGGAATAGCAAAAATCAAAGTTTGAAGAACTCCAAATTAAGGGTAAGGTCCTATGGGGGTTTTAGGGTCTATTTTCATGGAGTAGGAGGTcccatgaaataaaaataataatgctACAAGGTTATTTGATAATCTTTTTCCTGAAAAATAGCAGCACCTACTTTTTAGGACTGCATATTTTAGTGTTGAAATTAGGGTGGTGCTAGAAATTGAATAGCAGCACCTACTTTTTAGGACTgtatattttagtgttgattttAGAGGGGTTAGAAATTGTCCCATTAGCTTAGAAATTTTTTTACTTGTCAATTACTACTTTTTAGGACTGTATATTTCAGCAGGTGAAATTATGGTGGAGCTATAAATTGCCCCACTAACTTATGAACTTTTTCTGTCACTTGTCAATTAGCTGGTAGATTCTCTCCAGAAAAGAAATAGACAGAAAATgatgtttatttattaattttttattcacAGCATTATCTATGAGAAAACCAGCTTCTCTAAATTTTGGATCTTAAACGTTTGAACTGGCCTGCACTGCTAAAATCATGGGACTACCAGTTactaaaaattcctaaaaattctCAGCAGCACCCACTGAATTTTTTTTAGGAAGGCCCCCTCCATGGGACCTCACCTTAATATTTGTAGTTATCATTCTGGAAACTGATTTTCACAGGGAAATTGAGGTTGTTTGCTACCAGATTTTAGTTCTAGTGGTTGTATCTAGCAACAAATAACCACTGACCAAATCGACTTCTGCTTTCACCTGCAAACTATAACCTGACCCTGGTTCTTTTGTTCTTGGAAGTTTGTAAGGAGCTGCCTGCACTTTCAGCCTTGATATTATACAAGTATGCTGTTGAGTGATCTCCTCCCTTTAATCACTCAGATGAATGAATTGGGGAAATTGGAGATTAAACAACTAATACTGGGATATGGCTATAAAAATGCAATTTTGTACCCTCCAAATCTGTTGTGAATCAAATCCAAACTGCTGTACAGTTTCAAATATTAATGTATAGTTTCTGTGTAATTCCTGATTATTTGAAAAGATCTTAtgcttttggtttgccgatttttccccAAAAGATTCTCATTGATATGAACAAGACAATTCATTTTGAGGCTCTTCAACTCTCATAAGTAAGAGTGAGCAATCCAGAGTATTGGGAGTTTGGGACAAGATGAAAAAAGGCAAATTTATCTGAGtatcaaaatattttaaatgatAATCTGGGTTTTCTCTAAAGCTTCTAATTTTTATCCCGATTTAACAGGTGGTCTGATATGTTGATTAATGGAAGCAATCAAAGAAAAAGTTGAGATCTTAAGATTTGGGATCCAAAACCCAATGAGCATATTGCCTTGCCTGATTCAATTTATAAAAGAAAGAGCAGTGAGCTCTGTCTCTCCTTGATCCCTGCTCACAATTCTATACAACATTTGGTCTGCCTGTATGTATCACTTGGAGAGGGTAGCCCGCCAGTTTACAAAATAGATCTTTGTGACTGAATTATTATTGCAGACTGAATGGGTCTGCAAGGCAGCTAATATTGATACTGTTGGGCTGATTCAGCTTTTCCACAATATTATCTGCTTGTCCTTCTGCCTGTACATTGTGAATTGTTTGCTTGGTTTCCTGTCTGTTCTCTTATATAAGGTTTCTCAACCCCATTGAATGGAGAAGTTGAAATCTGGCCATTTTTTCACATTTTCAGCACTTGGGCAGAATCAGCAAACAAAATCAACACAATGCAAGCAATGTAGCAAAAATAAGGCCAAACTTAGATGGACCTAATGCATAAAATGGAATCCAATAGCCCAAAGTAGGGATTGATCCATGATGCCTCTAAGTTGCCATCATAAGACTTGAAAATTGCCTCTATTTTTTCTTCAATTCATCTCTTGTTATCTTTGTTGGACAAGCCTTTTCCATATAGAGACATGGATCCTCATCTTGATCAGAAGTTATTGGCTTTTCTGCATTGATTGGGAAGGGAAAAAAGGTCAAGACCAGGACCGGTTGGGTGCTATGACAGTAGTCTATGCAACAGTCAATTCTCCAAGCCTGGGTCTTCCTTTTGAAGGTTGTTCTGGTATATTTTCAAGGTTTTCAGCTATGGCTTTTCTTTTTGATGATGAAGTAGGCAGTTGCTGTTGCTGCAGTTGTTCCTTTGTTAGACCCTTAACAATGTGATCTTTCAACCTTTTCACATCTGATAGCTTTACAGGCTTCAGTATGAACTCTTCTGCTCCTTCCTCCAAACATCTGTCCAAGAATTACAATTTGGCAAGATCAAAATCCAATCCAAACCTAATCCATATGAGATcagaatcaaaattttcaacatcTCCAGAAATATAACCAGAAATGTTGATAAATAAAAATTCTCTATCCAGaagaaatatgtaatttttttgttttcCTCAGATATTAGTCAATCATACATATATTGCCCCTGACTTTCTATCAATTTCTATCCCTCAATTATTATGTCCCTATTTTTCTCGAAGCAATTTCTTTTGTGGTTCTTACCTATCGATCCGAGTCAGAACATTTTCAGAAGACATGATCACAACAGGAATCTCCTTCAGCCTTGACGATTCCTGAAAAATAGAAAGTAGCGTTACCTTTATTCGAATCCCAAACATAGAACAAAATTCTGGTGCTGATGATAGATAACGACGTGTGATCCGAAACGGCGATGCATAAAAAATCTTAGACAGTGTAATCCAGAAATATTGCAGTAAGAATAAAATTCCTTTATTTCCTTTAAAGGGGCAGCAAAATAATACCTTGATTTTCTTGAGTAAGTCATAGCCTGTCATACCAGGCATACAGTAATCTGTGATAATCATATTTACTTTAACCTTAAGGCTCTGCATCAGAAAGAGACGAATAGAAATTTCCATCAGATCATGTGTCGCAGTAGCAATCCTTTTTCTATTCTACGATTTGCAGTTAAATTCCAAATAACAgtgaaattcaaaaataaattggggTCTGTTGAAAACTGCATACATCAATTTTTACTGATGAGTCCTGTTCTTCATCCAGGCCGAGGAACTCCAGAGCTCTTCTTCCACTTTCAACGGTAGTTACTGAAAAAAATAAGTTCCACAATAACTAATCAGACGCtgaaatcatcatcaacattcagcACTAATTTTTAAAAAGCCCCAAAATTTTATGTAGAGATGAGAAAGACTCGGGTAGGATACTATGAATGGGGGCTACAGCTATAATTTTTATTAACCGGCGAAAACAAGCAATGGATCTTTACCAGACAATTAAGAGAtttatattttgaaaagaaattttTGGCCACAGCTGGAGAAGGGGCCTGGATGTTTCAGAGCGCCAGCTTAAGAATTTTACGATTAATTCTTCCAAAAACCTCATCAGCCATGAGAGCATTACTCTGTAAATCACTCCTAATTTTCATCTGTAGAGCCTCCGTCGGACATTGTTGTATAATTGTATTCATTGTCAATTGATGTTTGATCTTAATTCAGACCGAGCTTATAGATGGATTCGCAAGGTTCCATTTACTCCGAAGAAAATAAATATTCAACTATATAAAGGAAAAATGAAACCCCCAAAAAATCTTCTCCCATTCGCCCGCTGCAAAAGGGTTTCATACTATGCCTTAGCTGTGAGTCTGTGACCTTCACAAAAGCCTGGCAGTAAATGGATGGGACTTCATAATAAATACTTAGGCTCAAATGGGGATCACATTGAATAATATACAAAATAAAGCAATCCAGATGCACTCTGATACAGAGAgaaatttatattgaaaaaatACACAGCATTCTGGCACTACTGTTTACAGGGAAACTAAATTCTGCATTGACAGCTTCCATTCAATCCCCAGTGTAGCCTACTTCCACATACACGACGAGGCACAAAAGTCGAGATATTTTTGCTTTCATCTTGATGATGAGTGTGATCAGCAAAGTTGATGCAAATAAATTACAGAGATTTTTCTCTCTGTCAATCTCATAGACTGTGAAAATCTCATGTAAATTAGAATAAAATCATCGAGTTTTCGAGATTATTTCCATGGATACAGAGAGTTTTTTTCACTGTCAATCTCATAGACTGAAAATCCGATGTAAATTAGAGTAAAATCATCAAGATTTCGAGATTATTTTCATGGGCACTCCAAATTTGATCATACATTTTGAAAAACAAGTAGCACTAAATTGCAAATACATACAAAGGCCCCAATttgtcaataaaatcaattatacaGAAAAGTTCAGCCCATTGATGCTCAGAATCAAGAGGATTTTATGGTGTCAATCTCATAGACTGTATTTCCATGGGAACTCCAAATTTGATAATAAATTTTAGAGAATAAATAGCACTAAAGCGGAGATACATACAAAGGCACCCATTTGTCAATAAAATCAAATAACACAAAGAGAAGCTCAACCCATTGATGTGCAGAATCAAAATTACCTTTGTAGGCAGAGATCTTGAGAAGCCTCTCAATGACTTTCCTGTCCACAATGCTATCATCCACAGCAAGCACATGGAATTGTGAGGTACTGGGCTGCTCTTCTTCATTAGCAATTTGCTTCTGAGAGTTTAAGTCCAAGCCATCATCTGTTCTTCCCATAGAAGCTGGTGATGAGTACCTGCCCTGCCCACAATACTTGATCTTATTACTCCTCTACTGATCAATACAATCTGATTATGCAAGCATATCTTCTATACTCCACAGTATTAAGTTGGTATTGTTCATCAGGAGAAAACTTGTGATGCTGACCTGTCCCCTCTAATGGACACCATTCCCAAAAGGAAAACTGTTGATGAAAACATATATCTAATACTGTGCACACTGCTAAGAAAATTGGTGATACAGAGACCCAAAAGACCCTTTTTATAACACCTGGTGCTGATTCTTCTAGCAGGGCGAAGAAATCAAGAAGCAGAGAAACGCCTGAAGATCTTGTCTGGGAAATGTTGCAGGCAATAGGCAAGTATAACAACAGCACAATCTTCTAATGAAAAGATTGTGCAGGCGTTTCAAATCTCCCAAAAGCAGTTGGCCAAAATCGGGGCAGTGATTTAGAGGAGCGTGGAAACGAAGAAAATGTGAAGGCAGAAAAGTGTGAGCTGGGCAGGCAGATATTTCGGTTGTGGAAAATCTGTCAGAAAATCAAAATCCTTCCTTTTTTTTCCCCACTCCAAAATCACACGCTCGGATGCCTGCTCACCAAGCTTTCACTTCAACCAGACGCTCTAATTATTATTAGAATAATGAATTTGTTATTGGATTGCCTGCCAGCCagccattttttttcattttttactgAACCAGATGGGAAGCAACGTGCAATGCATGGTAAACAATAAGAGAGTTAaaaaaattttggattttttttcttcttcttcttttgtttccaATGCCCAAGAATGAGGAAgaagatttggatttggatttgcaAAAGATTCTGCCTTTGCTTCTCCACGCATGTGAGCATCACAAGATACGCAAAATCACACCACATGACCTCACATACatctgtttttgtttttgtttttgccttTCTCAAACCGCCACTTTTTTCCAATCTCTTCTGCCCAATCACTTCCCTCTTCATATTTTCAATAAATCCCTCCTTTACTCGTAAAGCATAAGATGATGGTATAGGAAAGCAGCTCAATAATTTTTTAATGGAAACATGTCAGCATGTATAGATTATAGCAGATTACAACGATTAACAATTTTTTTCTGATGAAAACATGTCAGCATATATAAATGTCGGCATCTCTATCTTTATATAGTGGATTATCTCACGGTTCGTATAAACATACATCTAAACTACAAACCAACAATTTTCAAGGTGGTCATAACCTACAACTGAACCGATTTATAATTGTGAAAACTTTACATTAATGATACTGAAATAAGTGCACTAACATGTTGATGTTAGTGATTAGTATtttatgaaattttgtttattatttgtactGAATAAGAGTGTGAATCTtgtctttttatatttatattgtttttattgtttaatttgattattttggttTGTTTTGAAACTTCAACTTGTCTCTAAATCATCTATGTTATTTACTTTAGAACAAGATAGGTCTTTCTCTTTATATCTTCTTTCAACTTGGACTACAACCGTAGATaagaaatgatttatttatatgtgcAACACAAGCATAGCCTTATCCTCCCAATTTAAATGacatttattttctttctttttcgaaTTTAAATGACTGTATATCAACTTGCACTCCAAAATATATTTGTATTGTTCCTGTTTCTAATTTGATCTTCTTGGTTTGTTTTGAATCCTAAACTTATTTACTTTACTACAAGATAgatttttctcttcatttttttttcTCTACTTTGATTAAGACCATAGATGTAGATTTATTTCTAGACGGGGTATCAATGATCATCTTCTTCTCCTGATTCAATTTCTATTTGCCTTTCTCTCAAGCTTTCCCTTTTGAAGAATCTAGTTGTTGTATGTCAACTTGCACTCCAAAATACTTTGATTCAAGCACCTAGGATATTATATTTAGCAAGAGCCTGAGGTCATCAATTCTATTGTTTGATCATCGAATAGACTTGATTAATATCACCACAAAGCATCAGAAGGCTTATATCAACATTGCATCAACAAATATTACGCATTGATATCTCATATTGCATTTACATGttttattaacatttcttccaacTTTTTTCATTGATAATAAGGGCTAAATAGTTATCAAGGAGGTTATCACACTTCCCTCTTCACAATAACAATATCTCAAATATGTTTGTGCAATCTGACATGCTACTAATGTGCATTTTCTTTCATGTGCATGCATATGTGGGTAGACCTTGAAAAGCTAAACTTATAGATGAGTAAAGTGATAATTACTTGGCAAAAATCAAGGCCACCTTAGTATTCAATGAGAACTCATGAATTCTGAAATAGTCATTGTAAATGTATTTATTGCCCATCATTGTGGCTTCGCCTAATAGATACCATCCTTTTTATACACATATGACCTCCCAAATAGTATATCAAAGACTTGCAATGATGCAACATCATTAATGACTATCTCTAGCATGGGTTTAGCTACATACTTGAAAGgaaattgttttttttaatcttaatatCCCTACCTTTTTAGACCATCTAAAGAGTATGATCTCAAACATGTGCTTTATTGAAAATACCTAAACACTTAACTATGTCTTGTGTCATGATGGTTATTTGATGTAATTGTTGATGATGACATGTACATTAGTTGTTTGTTGACCCCAGAAAGAGATGATCAGATTTTATTGAAAGTATTAATTGTCATGGCACTAGCTTTGAGATGTTATGATCTAAGACATTTAAGTCAAAACATATATTACACCATTTGAATCATGGTGCTCTATGTTTGTTGGAGTGCTTTTGTGGTGTTAGGAGATGGATTTTATCATGAAATTATGTGATGCAAAGTAGAGAAGGATGATATGATGTTAAAGGGACAATCAAACTAATCTAGACCATCTTGAGAAATCTTCTAAAAAAGTTTCAAACCTTTAAAATGAGTACATTTTCATCTACAATTGATTCATCTCTCTACACAAGCATTGAACTTTTCATCCACCATGATAAATACCGCTAGACTATGAAAAATAATCCATCTAGTATAATGAATGTACACTTGCCCCTTGGTAGATTTGATGATTCCATCTCAATGCAAGCAAAATATTGAATACAAAGAGTTTTCGTTAAGTTTTTAATTTATCATTTGATCTTCCATATTTTTCGGTTGAGAGTTTAGAGGAATATCATGTATTATTACATGAAATGTAAGTGGTAGGCTCTATTTTGAATGGTGGT from Cryptomeria japonica chromosome 3, Sugi_1.0, whole genome shotgun sequence harbors:
- the LOC131029165 gene encoding two-component response regulator ARR17 is translated as MGRTDDGLDLNSQKQIANEEEQPSTSQFHVLAVDDSIVDRKVIERLLKISAYKVTTVESGRRALEFLGLDEEQDSSVKIDSLKVKVNMIITDYCMPGMTGYDLLKKIKESSRLKEIPVVIMSSENVLTRIDRCLEEGAEEFILKPVKLSDVKRLKDHIVKGLTKEQLQQQQLPTSSSKRKAIAENLENIPEQPSKGRPRLGELTVA